One window of Mesorhizobium sp. PAMC28654 genomic DNA carries:
- a CDS encoding ribbon-helix-helix domain-containing protein, with translation MSAVVKRSVTIRGHRTSYSLEKPFYDDLIAIAATRKLTLAALVAEVDATRPRDTNLSSALRLYVLEWAKRDAVS, from the coding sequence CGGTGGTAAAACGCTCGGTGACCATTCGCGGCCACCGCACCAGCTATTCCCTCGAAAAGCCCTTCTATGACGACCTCATCGCGATCGCGGCGACCAGAAAGCTGACGCTCGCCGCACTTGTCGCGGAAGTCGACGCGACTCGCCCCCGCGACACCAACCTGTCCTCGGCCCTAAGGCTTTATGTCCTGGAGTGGGCGAAGCGCGACGCGGTTTCCTAG